In one Thermodesulfobium acidiphilum genomic region, the following are encoded:
- a CDS encoding TIGR00282 family metallophosphoesterase — translation MKILFVGDIVGRAGRQILKEAFMYLDLRSKYDFIIANAENAAGGFGITNKVLDELLQLDIDCLTMGNHTFDKKEGEQVLLHNRVIRPANFPPNVVGSGYGIFSSRAGKVAVVNLLGRIFMQPIDCPFRAFDLLYPEIKKETDIIVVDFHAEATSEKVAFGLYLDGRASAVIGTHTHVPTADIRIFPNKTAYLTDVGMTGSTAGIIGFKKDSIIQKFLTCMPKKFEVEIENPQLQAVSIDIDKDGRAKSIERVFYPEEVFFEGKSHND, via the coding sequence ATGAAGATATTGTTTGTTGGAGATATTGTTGGCAGGGCTGGTAGACAAATACTTAAAGAGGCCTTTATGTATCTTGATCTCAGATCAAAATATGATTTTATAATTGCAAATGCGGAAAATGCTGCTGGTGGTTTTGGTATTACGAATAAGGTATTGGATGAATTGCTTCAATTAGATATAGACTGTCTTACAATGGGTAATCATACTTTTGATAAAAAAGAGGGTGAACAGGTTTTATTACACAATAGAGTAATAAGACCGGCTAATTTTCCACCAAACGTCGTGGGTTCTGGTTACGGCATTTTTAGTTCTAGAGCAGGAAAGGTGGCCGTGGTAAACCTCCTTGGAAGGATATTTATGCAACCGATTGACTGTCCTTTTAGAGCTTTTGATCTTTTATACCCAGAGATAAAAAAAGAAACGGATATTATTGTTGTTGACTTTCACGCTGAAGCTACCTCTGAAAAGGTTGCTTTTGGACTTTATTTAGATGGAAGAGCTAGCGCTGTTATCGGGACACATACTCATGTGCCTACAGCAGATATAAGGATTTTCCCAAATAAAACTGCTTACCTTACAGATGTTGGTATGACAGGCTCAACTGCTGGGATAATAGGTTTCAAAAAGGATTCTATAATACAAAAATTTTTAACTTGCATGCCAAAAAAATTTGAGGTTGAGATTGAAAATCCTCAACTTCAAGCCGTTTCTATTGATATTGATAAGGATGGCAGGGCAAAATCAATTGAAAGGGTTTTTTATCCAGAAGAGGTCTTTTTTGAGGGAAAATCTCATAATGATTAA
- the tgt gene encoding tRNA guanosine(34) transglycosylase Tgt, whose translation MIKEKFTQKNIGKFNFRIEENSSFFQLFSNTRIRQGQLNIRGKIAKTPLFMPVATRGTVRALTPSQLKEIGFEMILSNTYHLHERPGEEVINKLGGLHKFMNWDGLILTDSGGYQVFSLSNYRRVTDDGVVFRSILDGKEIFFTPEKVLEIQKKLNSDVAIFLDECPEYPCNAKREEESLKRTIKFAERSIKVEKNPGQLFFGVVQGGMNFKLRQECAQALLSLGVDGLAIGGLSIGEEPSLTKEVLLATLEVIPPGKPRYLMGVGSDILEYIKMGIDMFDSVFPTRIARHGSAILYNKGRINISNKRFKEDESPLDRNCDCYTCRNFSRAYLRHLFVCDELLGKTLLSIHNLTVLYKTVRALNS comes from the coding sequence ATGATTAAAGAAAAATTCACTCAAAAAAATATAGGTAAGTTTAATTTTCGAATTGAGGAAAACAGTTCTTTTTTTCAACTTTTTTCTAATACTAGGATAAGGCAAGGCCAATTGAACATAAGAGGAAAGATTGCTAAAACCCCATTATTTATGCCAGTTGCCACAAGAGGAACGGTAAGAGCGCTGACCCCATCCCAGCTTAAAGAAATTGGATTTGAGATGATACTTTCTAATACATATCACCTCCACGAGAGGCCTGGCGAAGAAGTTATAAATAAATTGGGCGGGCTTCACAAATTTATGAATTGGGATGGCTTAATACTTACCGATTCTGGAGGCTATCAAGTCTTTAGCCTTTCAAATTATAGAAGGGTTACTGATGACGGCGTAGTTTTTAGATCGATTCTAGATGGTAAAGAGATCTTTTTTACTCCTGAAAAAGTTTTAGAAATCCAAAAAAAGCTAAATTCTGATGTGGCAATTTTTTTAGATGAATGTCCTGAATATCCATGTAATGCAAAAAGAGAAGAAGAATCTCTGAAAAGGACTATAAAGTTTGCTGAGCGCTCTATTAAGGTAGAAAAAAATCCTGGTCAACTCTTTTTCGGTGTAGTGCAAGGGGGCATGAATTTTAAACTAAGACAAGAATGTGCCCAGGCACTACTATCTCTTGGTGTAGACGGCCTTGCTATTGGTGGTCTCTCAATTGGAGAAGAACCTTCTTTAACCAAAGAAGTTCTTTTGGCAACACTTGAGGTAATTCCACCTGGTAAACCAAGATATCTAATGGGCGTTGGATCCGACATATTAGAGTATATAAAAATGGGCATTGATATGTTTGATTCGGTTTTTCCTACTAGAATTGCAAGGCATGGCAGCGCTATTTTGTATAATAAAGGAAGAATAAACATATCTAATAAAAGATTTAAAGAAGATGAATCCCCTTTAGATAGAAATTGTGACTGTTATACTTGTAGAAATTTTTCAAGGGCATATTTAAGACATCTATTTGTTTGTGATGAATTACTTGGCAAAACTTTGCTGAGTATTCATAATTTAACTGTTTTATACAAGACCGTGAGAGCCCTGAATTCTTAA
- the secD gene encoding protein translocase subunit SecD, whose translation MKFRGLRWGIILIVLAAAIAINYLMPLKEGLDLQGGMEVVLEAQNTKNITVNREVMQGVKAVIENRVNGLGVSEPLIQLKGNNSVLVQLPGIKDYQNALNVIGKTAFLEFKEPIYDTATGQITGWKTVLTGADLQDAKVGYDSNSKPVVDITFNSEGAKKFAEVTANNINKPLAIFLDNKEISAPIVKEAITGGKAQISGNFTLQSAKELAIQIKAGALPVPVKLVEQRVVGPTIGKDAVDSGWKAGFIGLLLVAIFMVLYYRLPGLIADLALVLYGLIVLAIFKLIPVTLTLPGIAGFILSIGMAVDANILIFERLKEELRKGLPLISAMDLGFKRALPAIIDSNASTLITTAVLFTWGSSIIKGFAVTLAIGVIISFFTAVIISRALMDLVVHIEFFKKLGFYGAGVGINASITDEVPGETGISSSEASKPKTKIPVSLVQEINKDENGKGSSEVFSSGEREKKQEKVSTSRKDRKAKRRKK comes from the coding sequence TTGAAATTTAGAGGATTGAGGTGGGGCATTATATTAATAGTGCTTGCAGCTGCAATTGCTATAAATTATCTGATGCCTCTCAAAGAAGGTTTGGATTTACAGGGTGGGATGGAAGTGGTCCTTGAAGCTCAAAATACAAAGAACATTACTGTTAATAGAGAGGTAATGCAGGGAGTTAAAGCGGTTATTGAAAACAGGGTAAACGGACTTGGCGTTTCAGAACCGCTTATACAACTAAAAGGAAATAATTCCGTCCTTGTTCAGTTGCCTGGTATTAAAGATTATCAAAATGCTTTGAACGTTATAGGAAAGACTGCTTTTCTTGAGTTTAAGGAGCCAATCTATGATACTGCAACCGGTCAAATTACAGGCTGGAAAACGGTTTTGACTGGTGCTGACTTGCAGGACGCAAAGGTAGGATACGACTCGAATAGTAAACCTGTGGTAGATATAACTTTCAACTCTGAAGGTGCAAAAAAGTTTGCTGAAGTTACAGCAAACAATATAAATAAACCTCTGGCTATCTTTCTTGATAACAAAGAAATATCTGCTCCGATAGTAAAAGAGGCTATTACAGGCGGAAAAGCTCAGATATCTGGGAATTTTACTCTTCAAAGCGCAAAGGAACTTGCAATCCAGATAAAGGCTGGCGCCCTGCCTGTTCCTGTAAAACTGGTTGAGCAAAGGGTGGTTGGGCCTACCATTGGTAAAGATGCAGTTGATTCTGGTTGGAAGGCTGGCTTTATAGGGCTTTTGCTTGTTGCTATATTTATGGTTTTGTATTATAGGCTACCAGGCTTGATTGCAGATCTTGCGCTAGTTTTGTACGGGCTTATTGTACTTGCTATATTTAAGCTTATACCTGTAACCTTGACATTACCAGGCATTGCAGGTTTTATATTGTCTATTGGTATGGCAGTAGATGCAAATATATTGATTTTCGAGAGATTAAAGGAGGAGCTCAGAAAGGGTCTTCCTTTAATATCAGCAATGGATTTAGGTTTTAAAAGAGCGCTGCCAGCAATTATCGATTCCAATGCCAGCACGCTCATTACTACAGCAGTTTTGTTTACGTGGGGATCCAGTATAATAAAAGGTTTTGCTGTCACTCTTGCTATTGGTGTAATTATAAGCTTTTTTACTGCTGTTATAATATCCAGAGCTTTGATGGATCTTGTGGTTCACATTGAATTTTTTAAAAAGTTAGGGTTTTATGGGGCTGGAGTTGGCATTAATGCTTCAATTACAGATGAAGTTCCTGGCGAAACTGGCATATCCTCTTCTGAAGCTTCAAAGCCAAAAACAAAAATCCCTGTTTCCTTAGTGCAAGAAATTAATAAGGATGAAAATGGAAAGGGTTCTTCTGAAGTTTTTTCTTCTGGAGAAAGGGAAAAAAAGCAAGAAAAAGTTTCAACCTCCAGGAAGGATAGAAAGGCTAAAAGGAGGAAAAAATAA
- the secF gene encoding protein translocase subunit SecF: MNIIGLRKWFYGLSLLIILPGIVSLVLFGLRPSIDFTGGTMIQMRPENPVSISTLRSVLESNNLKDTMIQQSGNSFIIRTKPLNIEEQKALVSSLESKLGKISFDKIDMIGPTVSAELVRQAIILVFVAAFLIILYLSFRYKPVFAICGVIALLHDVLVITGLFSIFGVLFHAEVDSLFVTAVLSTIGYSMHDSIIIFDRIRENMKFIKKHTFEEIANFSTLQTISRSINTSFTVVLVLISLLIFGSPVIKWFIVALLIGIISGTYSSIFNATALVVDWTNFRKKMKEKSK, from the coding sequence ATGAATATAATTGGGCTTAGAAAGTGGTTTTATGGTTTGTCTCTATTAATAATTTTGCCGGGAATAGTTTCTCTTGTATTATTCGGTCTCAGACCTTCAATTGACTTTACTGGGGGAACTATGATACAGATGAGGCCAGAAAATCCAGTTAGCATAAGTACGCTAAGATCTGTATTAGAATCGAATAATCTCAAGGATACAATGATCCAGCAATCGGGCAATTCCTTTATTATCAGGACAAAGCCTTTAAATATCGAGGAACAAAAAGCTCTGGTTTCGAGCCTCGAATCTAAATTAGGAAAGATTAGCTTTGACAAAATTGATATGATAGGGCCTACGGTTTCTGCAGAACTGGTCAGACAGGCAATTATCCTGGTATTTGTTGCAGCATTTCTAATAATATTATATCTGTCCTTTAGATATAAACCTGTTTTTGCTATATGTGGTGTAATAGCATTACTACATGACGTATTGGTTATAACCGGGCTTTTTTCAATCTTTGGGGTTCTTTTCCACGCTGAAGTTGATTCCTTATTTGTTACTGCTGTTTTGAGTACTATAGGATATTCTATGCATGATTCAATAATTATTTTTGACAGAATAAGAGAAAATATGAAATTTATAAAGAAACACACCTTTGAGGAAATTGCTAACTTCAGCACGCTTCAAACAATTTCAAGGTCAATTAATACCTCATTTACTGTTGTGCTAGTTTTAATATCTCTACTTATATTCGGTAGCCCTGTGATAAAGTGGTTTATAGTAGCTCTATTGATAGGTATTATTAGCGGAACGTATTCTTCAATATTTAACGCTACAGCTCTGGTAGTGGATTGGACAAACTTTAGGAAAAAGATGAAAGAAAAGTCTAAATAA
- a CDS encoding cation diffusion facilitator family transporter translates to MFLKKEEYFAYIAAFLTFVSALIRVYAGYLTSSLAITAEGFHAITDVVLSFVAAIACIEARKPADRTHPYGHGRIEDLFILLESLVLLTLASFILFEAITKINKPTFKMDPISMVIYAFTLVLVLFGSLFEKYGAKIFDSNVLRADSIHLMADVFVGFAVLIGLFVEEVFSLHFLDAFMSILIALWILKTSLSLGFRSISSIMETRVVEVESYLKSQCTNVPGLLSVHAIRTRKSGNEVYLDLHLVFPACFTLYQANEYAEKLVSCLKKRFENLDIVFRLDSCIEKGSNCNKNCKRYDDMCLLKNNLNKNSKCPLVK, encoded by the coding sequence TTGTTTTTAAAAAAGGAAGAATACTTCGCGTATATAGCGGCATTTTTGACCTTTGTTAGCGCATTAATTAGAGTATATGCAGGTTATTTAACCTCATCTCTTGCTATTACTGCCGAAGGCTTTCATGCCATTACTGATGTAGTCTTAAGCTTTGTAGCTGCAATAGCCTGTATTGAGGCAAGAAAACCTGCTGACAGAACTCATCCCTATGGTCATGGAAGAATAGAGGATCTTTTTATATTATTAGAGTCACTTGTTCTCTTAACTCTTGCAAGCTTTATTCTTTTTGAGGCAATTACAAAAATTAATAAGCCTACATTTAAGATGGATCCCATTTCAATGGTTATCTATGCCTTTACTCTTGTTTTAGTCTTGTTTGGATCTTTGTTTGAAAAATATGGCGCGAAGATTTTTGATTCCAACGTCCTAAGAGCTGACTCTATTCATCTAATGGCAGATGTATTTGTAGGTTTTGCAGTTTTAATAGGTCTTTTTGTTGAAGAAGTTTTTTCTTTGCATTTTTTGGATGCTTTTATGTCTATTTTAATTGCCCTATGGATACTTAAAACTTCACTGTCATTGGGTTTTAGATCGATTTCCTCAATAATGGAAACAAGAGTTGTAGAAGTAGAGTCGTACTTAAAATCTCAGTGCACGAATGTACCTGGATTATTATCGGTTCATGCAATAAGAACAAGAAAATCTGGAAATGAAGTATATCTTGACCTTCATCTAGTTTTTCCTGCCTGTTTTACGCTTTACCAGGCGAACGAGTATGCAGAGAAATTAGTGTCCTGCCTGAAAAAGAGGTTTGAAAATCTTGATATAGTCTTTAGATTGGACTCTTGTATAGAAAAGGGTTCTAATTGCAATAAAAATTGCAAGAGATATGATGATATGTGCTTGTTGAAAAATAATTTAAACAAAAATAGTAAATGCCCTTTAGTAAAATGA
- a CDS encoding MtnX-like HAD-IB family phosphatase encodes MKKIIFCDFDGTITKKDTVDDFLRKFAMPEWEKIELLWQQGSIGSDECLRRQLACVKHVTLQDIYNFLDSVEIDNSFIDFYEFVKGKNIDFIVLSDGFDLFINYIFKKLKLDIRFFSNSLTYKQGKLSIDFPYRDSLCQVSSGMCKCKIIEKYSNKQFVYYIGNGRSDFCPVKLADFIFSKDELTRFSFVKGYNFFNFDSFSEIKDFISRRVLDNNTFYKNFQSIFSLL; translated from the coding sequence ATGAAAAAGATTATATTTTGTGATTTTGACGGAACAATAACGAAAAAGGATACTGTAGATGATTTCCTGAGGAAATTTGCAATGCCAGAGTGGGAAAAGATAGAACTTCTCTGGCAACAGGGTAGTATTGGGTCAGATGAATGTCTTAGAAGGCAACTTGCCTGTGTAAAGCATGTTACTTTACAAGATATTTACAACTTTCTTGATAGTGTAGAGATAGATAACAGCTTTATAGATTTTTATGAATTTGTAAAGGGTAAAAATATTGATTTTATCGTTTTAAGTGATGGATTTGATTTATTTATTAATTATATATTTAAAAAGTTAAAGTTAGATATTAGATTTTTCTCTAATTCTTTAACTTATAAACAGGGAAAATTGAGTATAGATTTTCCCTATAGAGATAGTTTATGTCAGGTTTCGTCTGGAATGTGTAAGTGTAAAATTATCGAGAAATATTCTAATAAGCAATTTGTATATTATATAGGCAACGGTAGATCTGACTTTTGTCCTGTAAAATTAGCTGATTTTATATTTTCAAAGGATGAACTTACTAGATTTTCTTTTGTAAAGGGTTATAATTTTTTTAATTTTGATAGTTTTTCAGAGATTAAGGACTTTATTTCTCGTCGTGTATTAGATAATAATACTTTTTATAAGAATTTCCAATCTATTTTCAGTTTGCTTTAG
- a CDS encoding aspartate aminotransferase family protein gives MTDQELYRLERNFCSFGDTVHYVKEPKIFRSAEGSFMFDSLNTPFLDLQMWYSACNFGYKNKKINDALIDQMNTLPQLTSQYLSEPKILLAKELSLAVEESFNKKGRIHFNVGGSQAIEDALKLVRNYTGKSLMFAFMGGYHGRTLGASAITSSYRYRRRFGHFSDRAYFHPYPYCFRCFYKKTLDNCDFYCLKMFERLFETEYNSVWDPKASECEYAAFFIEPIQGTGGYVIPPKGYFERLSKILKERKILLVDDEIQMGFYRTGKMWAAEHFGISPDIITFGKSLTNGMNPLSGLWAREELISPEIFPPGSTHSTFASNILGARAGLEVMNLIKEESFEKEVNRKGRLFLDGLEYLKKKYKTIGHVEGLGLALRIEICEEDSFTPNKALTDTILEEGLKGEIEVKGKKYGLILDVGGYYKNVFTLAPSLYITDEEINLAIELLDKLFSKVSV, from the coding sequence ATGACAGATCAGGAACTTTATAGATTAGAAAGGAATTTTTGTTCCTTTGGAGATACAGTTCATTACGTAAAAGAACCTAAAATATTTCGCAGCGCTGAGGGTTCGTTTATGTTTGACTCCTTGAATACTCCCTTTTTGGATCTCCAAATGTGGTACAGCGCTTGCAATTTTGGATACAAGAACAAGAAAATTAACGATGCATTGATTGATCAGATGAATACCCTACCACAACTCACTTCTCAGTATCTTAGTGAGCCAAAAATTCTCCTAGCAAAAGAACTCTCCCTTGCTGTAGAGGAGAGTTTCAATAAAAAGGGGAGAATTCACTTTAATGTTGGAGGATCTCAGGCAATTGAAGATGCGCTTAAACTTGTGAGAAATTATACTGGCAAAAGCTTAATGTTTGCCTTTATGGGCGGTTATCATGGTAGAACGCTTGGAGCTTCAGCTATTACTTCTAGTTACAGATATAGAAGAAGATTTGGGCACTTTTCTGATAGAGCCTACTTTCACCCTTATCCTTACTGTTTCAGATGTTTTTACAAGAAGACACTAGATAACTGCGACTTTTATTGCCTTAAGATGTTTGAAAGACTCTTTGAAACAGAATACAATAGCGTCTGGGATCCAAAAGCTTCAGAATGCGAGTACGCAGCTTTCTTTATAGAACCGATTCAGGGTACAGGTGGATATGTCATACCTCCAAAGGGCTATTTCGAAAGACTTTCGAAAATTTTGAAAGAAAGAAAGATATTGTTAGTTGATGACGAAATACAAATGGGATTTTATAGGACAGGTAAGATGTGGGCTGCAGAGCACTTTGGAATTTCTCCTGATATAATAACTTTTGGGAAATCTCTAACAAACGGGATGAATCCTCTTTCAGGGCTATGGGCAAGAGAAGAACTTATAAGTCCTGAAATTTTTCCACCTGGTTCCACTCATTCTACATTTGCTTCGAATATATTAGGTGCAAGGGCAGGGCTTGAAGTTATGAACCTTATAAAGGAAGAAAGTTTTGAAAAAGAGGTAAATAGAAAGGGCAGACTCTTTCTTGATGGGTTAGAATATTTAAAAAAGAAATACAAAACAATAGGTCATGTAGAAGGACTTGGTCTTGCACTGAGAATTGAAATCTGTGAAGAGGATTCCTTTACTCCAAATAAAGCGCTTACAGATACAATTCTTGAAGAGGGCTTGAAGGGTGAAATAGAAGTAAAGGGGAAAAAATATGGCCTTATACTGGATGTTGGAGGATATTATAAAAACGTTTTTACTCTAGCGCCTTCATTGTACATTACTGATGAAGAAATTAATTTAGCCATAGAACTTTTGGATAAGCTTTTTTCTAAAGTATCGGTTTAA
- a CDS encoding alpha/beta hydrolase has protein sequence MIKDIELRAGNKRAVILFHGLTGTPFELSRFAKYFLSLKFDVFVPCLPGHCTKPSALDRVAWQDWSYFAQDKYKMISNKYNEVFISGICLGALLCLEISRRFSVKAQALLSPTLAIDGWNIPWYRFLLPLAFIPPFIWFYSYKESEPYGIKNESVRRQVLRIMQNKSSGVYENYSAIAIRELLRFSKSVKLYLKEIKTPTLVIHSTQDDLCNIKNARDLYNRLSSKDKKFVELHDSYHMVTLDNERDMVFKECSDFFIKYSEVVDEQDSQI, from the coding sequence TTGATTAAGGATATAGAATTAAGAGCTGGGAATAAAAGAGCGGTAATTTTGTTTCATGGCCTAACAGGGACGCCATTTGAGCTTTCAAGATTTGCAAAATATTTTCTTTCTTTGAAGTTTGACGTATTTGTTCCTTGTTTGCCTGGTCATTGTACTAAGCCATCTGCGCTTGATCGCGTGGCATGGCAAGATTGGTCTTATTTTGCGCAAGATAAGTACAAAATGATATCGAATAAGTACAATGAAGTATTTATAAGCGGGATATGTCTTGGAGCTTTGCTTTGTCTTGAGATTAGTAGAAGATTTTCGGTTAAGGCACAGGCTTTGCTCTCCCCTACTCTTGCTATAGATGGATGGAATATTCCATGGTACAGATTTTTGCTTCCTCTTGCCTTTATTCCTCCTTTTATCTGGTTTTATTCCTATAAAGAATCCGAGCCGTATGGAATAAAAAATGAATCTGTCAGGCGGCAGGTCTTAAGGATTATGCAAAATAAATCGTCAGGAGTGTACGAAAACTATAGTGCAATTGCAATTAGAGAACTTTTAAGGTTTTCGAAAAGTGTAAAACTTTACTTAAAAGAGATTAAAACCCCAACTCTTGTTATTCATTCCACTCAGGACGATCTTTGTAATATAAAGAACGCTAGAGACCTGTATAATAGGCTATCTTCGAAAGATAAAAAGTTTGTTGAGCTACACGATTCTTATCACATGGTAACACTTGACAACGAAAGGGATATGGTGTTTAAAGAGTGTAGTGATTTTTTTATAAAATACTCAGAGGTGGTGGATGAGCAAGACAGTCAAATTTAA
- a CDS encoding DNA translocase FtsK, translating into MSKTVKFNIRYLQLFTLFIYIIVIVFGFLPDSGQFGKYLRILSGQFGVAFFLFLTLFLVDLRLSHNIKTFFSELSLSVLISLCIVLLLGLYEIPFTLWPTNTTPIPKISFKFVPFLKFFFGLQGATTFLALFLFFFILLKLYYYHKKWLTLKPSLPTFFKKNYQMDKKKDLNRGIADAKANNLLQNEIKNRLLKTEKRDYDSTFQQEKNNKKVFEINDKTYDLPDLSLFKSPVLTRSSFDHSKVKEKLIKVFSDFGIEVKVASFYEGPTLLFYEISLPPGTKLQKVISLADEVALGLATSSVRIDGPIPGRGTLGVEIPKSKRTPVRLSEILTDKSLRENPSKLLVALGKDVLGNSVVADIFELSHTLIAGATGAGKSVCVNSILMSLLARNTPKDLELLLIDPKRVELSLYEGIPHLRTPIIVNAKDAAKLLKVYALNEMEKRYDLFAKRGVRNLQTFNERFPEDKMPYIIIIIDEFADLMKLASQEVEEVVFRLAQMARATGIYLILATQRPSVDVITGTIKANIPSRIAFAVSSSVDSRTILDFGGAEKLLGRGDMLYYPQGVLKPLRVQGCLVDDEEIRALVDHWRRYPSIHKIPLEIEENNEEGDLELDDLFDQAKEIVISTRRASTTYLQTRLKIGFSRAARIMDQLEKKGIVSAPKGNSGIREVIVDK; encoded by the coding sequence ATGAGCAAGACAGTCAAATTTAATATCAGATATCTTCAGTTATTTACACTTTTTATATACATTATTGTTATTGTTTTTGGTTTTTTGCCCGATAGCGGCCAGTTTGGAAAATATCTTAGAATTTTATCGGGTCAATTTGGCGTTGCCTTTTTCCTATTTCTGACACTATTTTTAGTTGATTTAAGACTAAGTCATAACATAAAGACCTTTTTTTCAGAGCTTAGCCTTTCTGTATTAATATCATTATGTATCGTTCTTTTGCTGGGATTGTATGAGATACCTTTTACCCTGTGGCCTACGAACACAACCCCAATTCCTAAAATCTCTTTTAAATTTGTTCCATTCTTGAAATTTTTCTTTGGGTTACAGGGGGCAACAACTTTTTTGGCACTCTTTTTATTTTTCTTTATTTTGCTCAAGCTTTACTACTACCATAAAAAATGGCTTACTTTAAAGCCATCTCTGCCAACCTTTTTTAAAAAAAATTATCAGATGGATAAAAAAAAAGATTTAAATAGAGGGATCGCTGACGCAAAAGCAAACAATTTGCTCCAAAATGAAATTAAAAATCGACTATTAAAAACAGAAAAAAGAGATTACGATTCAACTTTTCAACAGGAAAAGAATAACAAAAAGGTTTTTGAAATTAATGACAAGACTTACGATCTGCCAGATTTATCTCTCTTTAAATCACCAGTCTTAACAAGATCGAGCTTTGATCATTCAAAAGTGAAAGAGAAATTAATAAAGGTATTTTCTGATTTTGGTATAGAGGTTAAGGTAGCAAGCTTTTATGAAGGGCCAACCCTTCTCTTTTACGAAATTTCCCTCCCTCCTGGCACAAAGCTTCAAAAGGTAATTTCTCTTGCTGATGAGGTTGCATTAGGTTTAGCTACAAGTTCTGTGAGAATTGATGGTCCAATTCCAGGTAGAGGCACGCTTGGCGTAGAGATTCCTAAGAGCAAGAGGACTCCTGTAAGATTATCTGAAATTTTGACAGACAAAAGCCTAAGAGAAAATCCATCAAAACTTTTGGTGGCACTTGGCAAAGATGTTCTTGGAAACAGTGTGGTTGCAGATATATTTGAGCTTTCTCATACTCTTATTGCAGGGGCGACAGGCGCTGGAAAATCGGTTTGTGTGAATTCGATATTGATGAGCTTGTTGGCAAGAAATACGCCCAAAGATCTTGAACTTCTTTTAATAGATCCAAAGAGAGTAGAACTTTCTTTATATGAGGGAATACCCCATCTCAGAACGCCTATAATAGTAAACGCAAAGGATGCTGCCAAACTCCTTAAGGTATATGCTTTAAACGAAATGGAAAAGAGATATGATTTGTTTGCAAAAAGAGGGGTTAGAAATCTTCAAACGTTTAACGAAAGGTTCCCTGAAGATAAGATGCCATACATTATTATAATAATTGATGAATTTGCTGATCTTATGAAGCTTGCTTCTCAAGAGGTGGAAGAGGTGGTGTTTCGTTTAGCTCAGATGGCAAGGGCTACAGGAATATATCTTATACTGGCTACCCAAAGGCCTTCTGTAGATGTAATTACTGGTACAATTAAAGCAAACATACCATCTAGAATAGCTTTTGCAGTATCGAGTTCTGTAGATTCGAGGACAATTCTTGATTTTGGTGGAGCTGAAAAATTATTGGGTAGAGGGGATATGCTATATTATCCCCAGGGCGTTCTAAAGCCTCTAAGAGTACAGGGTTGCTTGGTAGACGATGAGGAGATAAGGGCTTTGGTAGATCATTGGAGAAGATATCCGTCTATTCACAAAATTCCTCTGGAAATAGAAGAAAATAACGAAGAAGGCGATCTTGAACTTGACGACTTATTTGACCAGGCAAAAGAGATTGTAATATCTACCAGAAGGGCGTCTACTACCTATCTTCAGACCAGATTAAAGATTGGATTTTCAAGGGCAGCAAGGATAATGGATCAGCTTGAGAAAAAGGGTATAGTATCAGCTCCTAAGGGAAATTCTGGGATACGAGAGGTAATTGTAGATAAGTAA